The Deltaproteobacteria bacterium DNA window TATCCTCGGTTGGGAACCGAGAGGTTGGGAGGAGGGAGAGATAGAGGAGTTGTGTCGGAAACTTGATCTCCTCCACATAGTCAACCCCTTTCAGGGCAAAACCCTTTGGGGGGAGGTAACCTATTGGCGTCTACACGGCATAGGAGGATACCGTTATCGGCACTCTGATGAAGACCTAGACCAACTGAGACAATGGCTGCCAAAAGAAAGGATCGCTTATGTGATGTTTAACAATACCTCCATGTTCCAGGACGGCCTCAGATTCAAGGAAATTTTCCATGAAAATTCCTCTGTATAATGATAGGCTCAAGGGTATTCTGGCCTTCAATGGTATTTCGGCCTTACTTCATGGGACATTGCCCCCTGAAACCCCCCGAAAAGAAAGGGTTCTAGGGGTCAAGGATTCAAGTGGTTTTCCCTTTGTTAAAATCCTAGATTCCTCGAATCCTTGAATCCTGTATTTTACATTAGCGAGGGTGAGGGGCAAACCCTTATGAGGGTTTGGGGGAGAGAGGAGAATGCGGGTTTCTGAGTTCCATGTCCCTGAAGATTGGCTTCGGGTCTTTCGAGAGCTAACTGCCTCCCCTGGCATCGTCCTCGTTCTTGGTGCCCCTGATACAGGCAAGAGCACCTTGGCCCATTTCTTAGTCTATAAATCCATGCAGGAGGGTTTGAAGACCTCTTATATAGATGGAGACCTCGGCCAAACGATTTTAGGTCCCCCCACCACTTTGGGGATGACCTTTCCCTCTGAGCAGCCGGCCGATATGGAGGGACTGGAGTGGGACTGGCTCTATTTCATAGGCGCTACCTCTCCGGCTGGTCACCTCCTGGCCGCCGCTGCTGGGGTAAAGAGATTGGCACAGAAGGCCAAGAAGAAGGGGGCTGAGATGGTAGTGGTAGATACCACAGGCCTGGTAGCGGGAGAGATGGGGTTTCAACTGAAGTTTTACAAGATAGAGCTTTTGAACCCCCGACACATCATCGCCATCCAGAAGGAAGGGGAGGTAGAACACATCCTGAGGGGATTTAGGGGAAGGAAGGGGATGAAGCTCCACCGTCTTTCCCCCAGCCAAAGGGTGCGCTCAAGGTCTCCAGAGTTCAGGCGGGCATATAGGCAGAGGAGGTTTCAGGATTATTTCCAGCGCTGCGCCCGCAGGACCATCTCCTTGGGCGCCGTGGAGTTCATCCACCCAGAGTTTCCCCTCCTTACAGAGGAGGGGATAGACGAGAGGTTTAAGGGGAGGTTGCTGGGTCTCAATGACGAGGAGTATTTTACCATAGGATTGGGGATATGGGAGGGGTTTGATCGGGATAGCAACGAGGTCTCCATCTTGACCCCTTTGGAAGACTTAAAAGGTGTTAGGTATTTACACCTGGGGCATATATCCCTAAAAATCTCCATCTGAATTTTGGCTTTTATCTAATTCAGAGAGGGAGTTTGTGAATAATATAATTTGATGAATTTAAAGGGCTTTTTCATGCCTACACCTTAGGCAAAGTGCTGTTGGCCAAGTAAAAAGGCCTATCAGAAGGGGGTAGGAAAGGGATTCCCCACAGGTTTTCCACAAATTTTGTGGAGATCTGAGAGGAGGGATTGATATGCCGGCTAATCTGCCGCCCCAATATTTCGAGGCCGAAAAGAGGTTTCGGGAGGCAAAGACGCAACCAGAAAAGATAGCTGCTCTGGAGGCCATGCTTGCAATCATGCCCCACCACAAGGGGACTGACAAGCTGCGGGCCTCCTTGCGCAGGAGGCTCTCCAAGCTGAGGGATGAGCAGGAGAGGAGGAAGGGGGGGGGCAGGGCTGACCTTTATAGCGTGAAGCGGGAGGGGGCAGGACAGGTGGCCCTGGTGGGCACCCCTAATGCTGGCAAATCTCAACTATTGGCCGCCCTCACCAATGCTGAGCCTGTGGTAGCCGATTACCCCTTCACCACTCAGAGGCCTCAGGCCGGGATGGTGGCCTTTGAGAATGTCCAGATCCAATTGGTAGATCTCCCACCCCTTATTGAGGAGCACACTGAGCCGTGGGTCTTCAACATCATGCGCAGTGCTGACGCCCTCCTGCTGGTCCTCGACCTGATCCAAGACCCCCTAGCGGAGCTGGAGATCACCTTGAAGGTATTGCAGGGGCAGAGGATCATCCTCATGGGCGGGGAAGAGGGGGATGTCGAGCCCGGTGCCTTCACCAAGAGGTCATTGGTGGTAGGGAATAAAGGTGACCTAGCAGGAGCAGGGGAGAACTTTGCGATCTTAAAGGAGTTCTATGGGGAGAAGGTTACCATGACCATAATCTCCGCCAAAGAGGGACTAAATCTGGAGCAGTTGCGGGGCCAGCTATACACGCTCCTCGATGTCCTGCGGATTTACCCCAAGCGCCCTGGCCACGAGCCCGATCTAAGCGCCCCGGTGATCCTCAAGCAGGGGAGCACGGTCCTCAACCTCGCCAGGGAGATACACAAGGATTTCATCACCAATCTCCGCTACGCCAGGATCTGGGGATCGGGAAAGTTTGACGGACAGAGGGTGCAGCGGGACTACATCTTACAAGACGGCGACATCATCGAACTGCATATCTGAGTCTGCCAAGAGATATTGGACCTTTTCACCTGATTTACCTGTTCCATTGACATATATCAATAGATTATTTATAACTTTATTGAAGAAGTTAGACATTTTACCGTGAAAATATCACGGTATGATAAGATGCTCAAGGGTGTTTGGCCTTGGATAATATCTGCGGCGTTACTTCAGGGGGTTCTGTCCCCTGAACCCCGAATAAGGAATTTCCTCTTTGGGGAGCTTGAGGGGTGTAACCCCTCAATAGAAGGCTGGGAAGAGGAACGTGATATTTCCATTGGCGGTAGGGGCAGGTAAACCCTCATGAGTGTTTTGAGAGAGGGATCTCCATGTCCTTAGAGGAGTTGCGCGGAGGCAGAATCCTCATCGTCCACCAAGGGGCGCTGGGCGATTTCATCCTCGCCTTGCCTGCTGTAAAGACCCTGCGTGAGTTTCTACAACCTGCTTGGCTGGAGATCATGGGACATCCCTGGACCCTGCAACTGGTCGAAGGTCGCTACTATGCCGATGGCATCAACGACGTGAACAGGGCTGAGATGGCCCCTTTTTTTCAGGAGGGTGCGCAGCTGCCCAAAGGGGCGTGCAGATATCTCAGTAGGTTCGATGCAGCCTTTGTCTTCGGAAAGGGAGCTACTTTTGCACAGAACCTCCGGCGGACTGGGATAAAATGGGTGTTCCTCCTTCCCCCCTTCCCCAAAGAGAGGAGGCACCTGGTAGACCACCACCTCTCATCCTTGATGGCCCTGGGGATTCCCTCTGCCCCTGTCTCACCAAAGATATTCCTGCGGGAGGAAGATGAGGGGTGGGCAGTGGAATTTTTTAGACAAAGGAGATGGGGCCTAGGGGGGATAATAGCCATGCACCCAGGTGCAGGGAGCCGCAAGAAGGTCTGGCCCCTTCATCGTTTTGCCGATCTGGGCAGGATATTAGCCCAAGGTGGCAGGGGTCTTCTCATCGTCCAGGGCCCTGCCGATGAGGAGATAGTGGGAGAGACGTTTGGGGGTTTGAATGGAGTTCCCCATTTGGTATTATGCAACCTCCCATTGATCAAGTTAGGGGCCTTGCTGAGCCATGCCTCCCTCTTTATCGGCAACGACTCCGGCATCTCCCACCTGGCGGCGGCCTTAGGGGTACCTACGGTTTCCATCTTCGGCCCTACAGACCCCCTTGTCTGGGCCCCCCGCGGCGAGAGGGCCTTTTGGATTCAGGGAGGGGTCGATTGTTCCCCATGTAGTTGGCAACAACAACAGGAGTGCGAGAGGCAGAGGTGTCTGGAGGGGATCGAGGTGGAGGACCTGGTGAAATTTCTCACCAGGAGGATGAAGGACCCCCACAAAGGGGTGTTTAAACATGGGAGAGCTATCCCCGAGAAAGGGTTGTCACACCATATCGTGTGACAAGAGGGGATACCTTTGCCGCAATATTATCAATAGAAGAAAAGGAGGACAAAGAGATGGAGGAGAAGAGAATCGGCACGGTAATGGATTACTTCGCCAAGATCGGGGTGGTGGCCATCCACTTGGAGGAGGATGGCCTGAAAGTGGGGGACACCATCCACATCATGGGTCACACCACGGACCTTACCGAGGAGGTAACCTCCATGCAGATAGAACACGATCCTGTGCAGGAGGCGAAAGTAGGCGACGATGTGGGGATCAAGGTGAAGGACAGGGCAAGGAAGAAGGATGCGGTCTACAAGGTGATAGGTTAAGGGATGCGCCGTGGAATAGCCCATCTACCTCTCCACTACGGCAAGACTCCTCCCTGGCTGTTCAAGAGGATGACGTTGTTGGCCCGGGAGATCACCCGGGTGCTGGTGGCCGAGTTTGGCCCTGAGGAGGTCCTGCGTCGCCTCTCAAACCCCTTCTGGTTTCAGGCCTTCGGGTGTCTGTTGGGCTTTGACTGGCACAGCAGCGGGTTGACCACTACGGTATGCGGGGCCCTGAAGGAAGGACTGCGGGGCCTAGAGCAGGAGACGGAGATCTTCGTGGCCGGGGGAAAAGGGAGGACTTCGCGGGACACGCCTCAGGAGATAGAGAGACACTGTGACCGCATCTCCTTGGAGCCCTCCTGCCTCATATACGCCAGTCGGATGTCGGCTAAGGTGGACAGCAGTGCCCTACAGGATGGCTATCAGCTCTACCATCACACCTTCTTATTCACCCTTCAGGGGGAGTGGTGTGTGATCCAGCAGGGAATGAACCCCGCCACCCGCTATGCCAGGAGATATCATTGGCTGGAGGAGGGGGTGAAGAACTTTGTCTGCGAGCCCCATCAGGCCATATGTTGCGACGCCCGGGGGGCGGTATTAAACATGGTGGCCCAGGAGAGCCAGGGTGCCAGGGGTGCGGTGGCGGCCTTGAGCATGGAGGACCCGGATAGGGTCTTCGCTGAAGTGAGGCGGATCGAGAGGTTGGACCTCCCTTCCCACCACCCCATCCAGTTTGGAGACCTGAACGCCAAGAGGCTGTATCAGGTCTTCATTAAGACCTATGAGCGGGGGACAAAGAATTTCGAGGAGGTCCTGGGGACACCGGGAGTGGGCCCCAAGACCATCAGGGCCCTGAGCCTTATCGCCGAACTCATCTATGGTGAACAGCCGAGCTTCCGGGACCCGGCCAGGTTCAGTTTTGCTCATGGGGGAAAGGATGGACATCCTTATCCCGTGGACCGAGAGACCTACGATCGCTCCATCGATTTCTTGAAGAGGGGACTGTGGGCCGCCAAAGTCGGCCGCAGCGAAAAGCTCAAGGCGATGAGGAGATTGAATGCCTTCTTCTCCCCCCAAGTTGGAAGAGATGGAACTGTTCGCTGAAACGTCCAAGGAGTTTGGTGCCAGCACCGCCCCCTTGGCCGATAGGATGAGGTCGAGGGGGCTGGATGAGTTCGTGGGCCAGGAGCACATCCTGGGAGAAGGGAGGGTCTTGAGAAAGGCCATCGAGAAAGGAGAGTTGTTTTCCTTCATCCTCTGGGGCCCCCCTGGCTCGGGCAAGACCACCTTGGCCCAGATCACCGCCCGCAGAACAGAGGCCCATTTCGTTTCCTTCAGCGCAGTGCTCTCAGGAGTGAAGGAAATACGAGAAGTGATCAAGGAGGCCGAGGGGCAGCAGAAGTACCACCAGAGGAAGACCATCCTCTTTGTGGACGAGATCCACAGGTTCAACAAGACCCAACAAGATGCCTTCCTACCCCATGTGGAGAAGGGGACCATCATCCTCATCGGCGCCACCACCCAAAACCCATCCTTTGAGGTGATCTCGCCACTGCTTTCCCGCTGCCAGGTCTTCACTCTCAAGCCCCTGGGTGTGGAGGAACTGATGCTGATCATGCGCCGTGCCCTCTCCGATCCCGACAGAGGTCTGGGAAGATATAAGGTAAAAATAGACCCATCCGTCCTGAGGCTCCTTGCCACGCTTGCTGACGGAGATGCCAGAGCGGCGTTGAACGGTCTGGAGCTAGTGGTGATGACCACCCCCCCGGAAAAGGATGGGATCAGGAGGATCACCCGCGAGACGGCCCAAGAGGCGATGCAGAAGAGGATCCTCTACGACAAGGATGGGGAGGAACATTACAACCTCATCTCCGCCCTGCACAAAAGCATGAGGGGGAGCGACCCCGACGCAACCCTTTACTGGTTGGGGAGGATGTTGGAAGGGGGAGAGGATCCTCTATACATAGCACGTCGCCTGGTAAGATTTGCCTCTGAGGACGTGGGTAACGCCGACCCACAGGCCCTCTCAGTGGCGGTAGCGGCCATGCATGCCTTTCACTTCATCGGCCAGCCAGAAGGTGAGCTGGCCCTGGCTCAAGCCGCTGTCTATCTGGCTACCGCCTCCAAGAGCAACGCCCTTTATGCTGCCTATGAAAAGGTCCGCACGGAAATAACGAAGACAGGGGCCCTTCCCGTCCCCATGCACCTGCGTAATGCCCCTACCCGTCTGATGGAGGAGATGGGCTATGGTAAGGGGTATCGCTACCCCCACCACTTCCCCGAAGGTTTTGTCGAGGAAGACTATTTCCCAGAATCCCTGAAAGGACGCAGATATTACCGCCCCACGGAAAGGGGGTATGAGCAGGAGATTCGCGAACGGCTGAAAAGATGGTGGAAGGGGAAGAAGGGATGATGAGGGGGCGAAAAAGGCTCATCCTTTTAGTCATCCTAGCGGCCATCTGTGTCTTTGTTCTCTTCAAGTACATTCTGGTCTCCGACGAAGAAAGGATCAGAAAGGCCCTCTACCAGGGGAAGGCGGCCATCGAAAAAGAGGACCTCCAGGGGGTCATGGCTCAAGTCTCCCGTTACTATCGGGATGAATATGGTTTCAACTATCTCGGGGTAAGGGCCCTCTTCAACTGGGTATTTGAGGAGTTTGACGATATAGCCATCCATGTGGAGGGGATGGAGGTGGAGATCTCAGAAAAAGGAGGGGGGAAGGCAACCCTCCGTACTTGGGCCACGGCCCGAGGACGGGATAAGACGGGATATATTGTGGGTGGATCACAGCAGCCGTGCCGGGTCGTCATTACCCTGAAAAAGGACAGGGGGAGCTGGCGGGTCATAAAGGCCCAGGGGGTGGTGCCAGGGGAGGTATTCCTGTGACGCGGTTTATCGCTGACCTGCATATCCACTCCAAGTACAGCAGGGCCACCAGCCGCAACATGGATTTGGAGACGCTGGCCAAGTGGGGGAGGTGGAAGGGGATCCAACTAATGGCAACAGGTGACTTTACCCACCCCACCTACTTTGCCGAGATCAAGACCAAGCTAGAGCCAGCCGCAGAGGGGATCTATCGCCTCAAGGAGGGGGAGAAGTGGACAAAGTTCATCCTGATCACGGAGGTGAGCAACATCTTCACCCAGGGGGGTAAGGGCCGCAGAATCCATACGCTGATCTTCGCCCCCAGCATAGAGGTGGCTGAGAGGATCAACCACACCCTTGCGAGATTGGGGAAGTTAGGGTCCGACGGCCGCCCCATCTTTACCTTTCCGGTAAAGGACCTAGTGAATATGATCCTCAACATCTCCGAGGATTGTCTCCTGGTCCCTGCCCATGCCTGGACTCCCTGGTACGGATTCCTTGGGGCTAAATCCGGTTTCGACTCCCTGGAGGAGTGTTTTGAAGAGGAGACCAAAAACATCTACGCCATCGAGACCGGGTTATCCTCCGACCCCCAGATGAACTGGCGTTTGAGCGCCCTCGATGGGATCACCCTCATCTCCAATTCCGACGCCCACTCCCCTAACAAGATCGGCCGAGAGGCCAATGCCTTTGTCTGCCCCCTGGAGTACCATGAGATCACCCGGGTCATCAAGGAGAAGGACCCACTGGGTTTGCTCTTCACCATCGAGTTTTTCCCTGAAGAGGGCAAATATCACTACGATGGGCACCGCAACTGCCATGTCCGCCTCTCCCCCAAGGAAACCAAGAAGCATGAGTATACCTGTCCTGTCTGCGGCCAGAGGCTGACAGTAGGGGTGATGCACCGGGTAGAGGAGCTGGCTGACAGGGAGGAGGGGTTTATCCCTCCAAAGGCAATCCCTGCCATCCACCTTATCCCTCTCGATGAGATCATCGCCGAGGCCCTGGGGACAGGTACTGGGACCAAAGGGGTGGAGAGGGAGTACATGAGACTGGTTGAGGCG harbors:
- a CDS encoding 50S ribosome-binding GTPase; protein product: MPANLPPQYFEAEKRFREAKTQPEKIAALEAMLAIMPHHKGTDKLRASLRRRLSKLRDEQERRKGGGRADLYSVKREGAGQVALVGTPNAGKSQLLAALTNAEPVVADYPFTTQRPQAGMVAFENVQIQLVDLPPLIEEHTEPWVFNIMRSADALLLVLDLIQDPLAELEITLKVLQGQRIILMGGEEGDVEPGAFTKRSLVVGNKGDLAGAGENFAILKEFYGEKVTMTIISAKEGLNLEQLRGQLYTLLDVLRIYPKRPGHEPDLSAPVILKQGSTVLNLAREIHKDFITNLRYARIWGSGKFDGQRVQRDYILQDGDIIELHI
- a CDS encoding glycosyltransferase family 9 protein, with amino-acid sequence MSLEELRGGRILIVHQGALGDFILALPAVKTLREFLQPAWLEIMGHPWTLQLVEGRYYADGINDVNRAEMAPFFQEGAQLPKGACRYLSRFDAAFVFGKGATFAQNLRRTGIKWVFLLPPFPKERRHLVDHHLSSLMALGIPSAPVSPKIFLREEDEGWAVEFFRQRRWGLGGIIAMHPGAGSRKKVWPLHRFADLGRILAQGGRGLLIVQGPADEEIVGETFGGLNGVPHLVLCNLPLIKLGALLSHASLFIGNDSGISHLAAALGVPTVSIFGPTDPLVWAPRGERAFWIQGGVDCSPCSWQQQQECERQRCLEGIEVEDLVKFLTRRMKDPHKGVFKHGRAIPEKGLSHHIV
- a CDS encoding translation elongation factor-like protein — its product is MEEKRIGTVMDYFAKIGVVAIHLEEDGLKVGDTIHIMGHTTDLTEEVTSMQIEHDPVQEAKVGDDVGIKVKDRARKKDAVYKVIG
- a CDS encoding DUF763 domain-containing protein, with protein sequence MRRGIAHLPLHYGKTPPWLFKRMTLLAREITRVLVAEFGPEEVLRRLSNPFWFQAFGCLLGFDWHSSGLTTTVCGALKEGLRGLEQETEIFVAGGKGRTSRDTPQEIERHCDRISLEPSCLIYASRMSAKVDSSALQDGYQLYHHTFLFTLQGEWCVIQQGMNPATRYARRYHWLEEGVKNFVCEPHQAICCDARGAVLNMVAQESQGARGAVAALSMEDPDRVFAEVRRIERLDLPSHHPIQFGDLNAKRLYQVFIKTYERGTKNFEEVLGTPGVGPKTIRALSLIAELIYGEQPSFRDPARFSFAHGGKDGHPYPVDRETYDRSIDFLKRGLWAAKVGRSEKLKAMRRLNAFFSPQVGRDGTVR
- a CDS encoding replication-associated recombination protein A; the encoded protein is MELFAETSKEFGASTAPLADRMRSRGLDEFVGQEHILGEGRVLRKAIEKGELFSFILWGPPGSGKTTLAQITARRTEAHFVSFSAVLSGVKEIREVIKEAEGQQKYHQRKTILFVDEIHRFNKTQQDAFLPHVEKGTIILIGATTQNPSFEVISPLLSRCQVFTLKPLGVEELMLIMRRALSDPDRGLGRYKVKIDPSVLRLLATLADGDARAALNGLELVVMTTPPEKDGIRRITRETAQEAMQKRILYDKDGEEHYNLISALHKSMRGSDPDATLYWLGRMLEGGEDPLYIARRLVRFASEDVGNADPQALSVAVAAMHAFHFIGQPEGELALAQAAVYLATASKSNALYAAYEKVRTEITKTGALPVPMHLRNAPTRLMEEMGYGKGYRYPHHFPEGFVEEDYFPESLKGRRYYRPTERGYEQEIRERLKRWWKGKKG
- a CDS encoding DNA helicase UvrD, whose translation is MDLETLAKWGRWKGIQLMATGDFTHPTYFAEIKTKLEPAAEGIYRLKEGEKWTKFILITEVSNIFTQGGKGRRIHTLIFAPSIEVAERINHTLARLGKLGSDGRPIFTFPVKDLVNMILNISEDCLLVPAHAWTPWYGFLGAKSGFDSLEECFEEETKNIYAIETGLSSDPQMNWRLSALDGITLISNSDAHSPNKIGREANAFVCPLEYHEITRVIKEKDPLGLLFTIEFFPEEGKYHYDGHRNCHVRLSPKETKKHEYTCPVCGQRLTVGVMHRVEELADREEGFIPPKAIPAIHLIPLDEIIAEALGTGTGTKGVEREYMRLVEAGGSEFAILLDLPSEEIKKIAPPKVYEGIMHVRRGELQIIPGYDGVFGQINIFPEEAKEPEEGEEQMSLF